From Impatiens glandulifera chromosome 7, dImpGla2.1, whole genome shotgun sequence:
AGCCTCAAAATTGCATGATTGAAGCACCAATGGGATCTCAGGAGCCATTACATATTGAGGTTTCTTTGGAATTTTTTCAGTATCCAACAATATCTCAATCAACTATAAAACCAAACATCATATAAATCCATATGAATATCTAAAAAATGTAGTCAgcattaaacaaaaatttttcTTCTAGGACTTAAAGCTCATATCGCCCATTAAATTTGGAAAAGCGGCGCAAAATAGATGCATTTAATATTAAGGAAGAAATGTGTCAGATATGTAAGCAATTACACCAAACAAATGAATGACAAACAATTGCGAAGATAGAAATACGCACATCAGGAGATTCAAGGCCCTTCCCAATGAGAAACAAGACGGCAACAATACACCTGACCTGGTGCCACAGAAAAGCAGTACCTTTGATTTTCACAACCCATAGCTGATCTTCATCAAATCTACAAATAAAAGCAACATGAAACTTAAGCAATGACAATAAACTATATACATAGCAGTCTTTCTTCCCAAAAACTATATCTGAAACCAGCAaccatattattttatttaggtcAATACGTTCACCATTTAACAACAAAATCTCCAAATTACCTCATAATTTTTTCACTTTACAATAAAAAACTCTTTCATCAATCCCTGAACTCtattaagattaattttatctaatcaGACTTTCTTATTTCATATCTCGATCAACATCACTATAATCATTACTCACTGTCTCTCTTCTACATTTTAGGATATTTGGGTCCAAAAAAATTCCATACCACTCATTCCACAACCTTAAGGACCCAATAAGATAGAAAGGAGGTAGTGTTTGAAATTTTGgcataagatattttaaaaagcTTTTTTGTCGTCTTTGAAGAAGAGTTTCAAGAATGGAGCCTATGCCAACATAAAGTTCTTCATTGCCTAAGAATATGTACATACAAATTTTACTCTGGACCAATGGACTCTATTTCCTCCCCTCCTCAGATCCAAAGGATTAATAGGCCCAAGGATACTGCTGAAACTGTTAACTATGTTCTATCTTACAGCACAACGAAATATTCCAAACTCTTTAATGAACAAGGAAATGTTCAAACTCTGTAGTGTTCCACTCAACCTTTCAGCGCAAGGGAATATTTTGAATTCTGTAATGCACCGTTTGAAGCTGTGCACATTTGCTGCATCCATTTTACAAAAATTTCTGAAGTCGTGTTCCCCAATGAATTTCTTCCCAGCATTTTCCATTGCCTGTTAAAACAAGAACTGGAGTAAACATATTTTCTCCTTGACAACACTAAAAGAAGAAAGGCATAAGTTCCTTCATTGTGATGCAAAAGAAAGGAGTGTAGAATGTCTACCTTTATATTCAGATTTTCTCTCCAGAAGAAGTACTTGTACTCCCTGCTCAAGCAACTAAACCtgtatgaaatttttttttattaagtggactagaaataatataaaaaacaataggAAGATTTTAGATTTCCATTCAGAGAGGAAATAGAGGCAAGAGATGACACTAAAAccttttttaaaagttaaaacttGCATACATTTGAAATGTCACAAAATATTACAATACAAGCTACAAtccaaagaaaataagaaattaagagagaaaaactGATATCTTCTTTTCGGTCAAATAATGAATTTAGGTCAGCTTACACCGCACTGTACTAACTCGTCAAAACTTATTTGCACAAACCCATCTATTGAAGCTGCACACTCCCATTATCACCTAGATTTCAatcttgaattaatttttaggAGATCTAATTTTCTTAACGTCATCGGAATTCATTCAACTTGCAATCTTTCCGAGCTCATTTTCTAACATTTGATTTGCTTTTCTTTTTCATCCTGGCGTTATTTCTTCAATCTCCAATACAATCATttgcaaaaaaataaacaaacctTGAAGTCTAAATATCACACCTCATCTATAATAGTTACATTTCCGACTAATCCTACTAACCAACTTCTAACAAGAAATGCATAGGTCATAGGACAATTAGAACATGTCCATAATGTTGGTACGAGAGAGAGTTAAGGGACAATCACATGAGTACAAGTGACACTACAAATTAGAAGAATTagataattatgtttattattagtACATAGTTATTGTTGTTTACTTAGTTAGCCGGTTGGATAATTATGTCTagatttttatgttatttgCTTTGTtagtatttgatttttattaggATTATGTTCAGTTTTAGGATCATAGTTCTTTGATGACATGCAATTAGGAAAATAATTCTCTGTTTCTCTTTTGATTTTTCTTGGCCTCTCATCTCCCTGCTTGGATTATCATATATTCTATGACCTAGGGTTTGAACCCTAACATATGCACACAAATAGAGTTCATGTTAACTAGTGTTTAACACTAACAACCAccacaaaaaataaataaatagaaaacatCTTTAGGTCTTAACGAAATCTCCTTCATGACATTAACAACTAAGAGAAGGAAGAGTATAATGCAATATAATGTACAGTTATTACATTTGTATAGATAAATAATAGATAGTTTTGATAATTAGCTCATTTTCACAAAAGTGGAGTACATAGTCCTCTTAATCGGTGATACATATGGCGAATAAGTTAAAACTTAGGCCTCTAAATAGAAGATACAGAATGAATAACTAATTCAAATGCAAGAAGATGATCACAAGAAAATCAAGAAGAGGAAGATTTACAAAGCTTGACAAACAAACCTTGAACTGAAATCAACTGGAACAGGACACCATCCCATAACTCGAATATCCTTTGGAAGCTCTTTATTCAGTATTCTCACGTAATCTAACTCCCCTTCTGATGgaaggaaagaaaaagcaagcaAGGAAAAACCAATCAAACATAAGAAATAATCAATTAGCAACAAAAAACTGTCATAAACTAAGTTGAATCTCAAAACACTCTACAATAAAGTATCAGATTGCACTTTTCCAGGGAGATATTCAAAGCTCTTCTGGATAAGCCTGCTTGGCATAATGTGTATGTACACGACTTATTTACTGATACAAAAAGGTTCCATAACCTAGATAACCATGAGACATTAGTCAAATAACTGAAGAATTTTCCCTATGCCTTCATTACTTGAGCAGCACCAACAACTCAAGCAAATACATGGATGATATGCTATTTAACAAGCATGGAGTAACAAAATATCCAATTGGTATGTTTTTACATAGAGCACAACATTTTCCAAGAATTTACTCGAAATGACAAACCAGATAGCTAGAATAACTATTTGAGAGGTCAAAGAAATCAGCGAACCGTAAAGTTCCTTCATCTGAAATTCCTGAGGGCATCCACTTCCCGTGTCTGCGTCATTGagttttgatcttaaaaaaagagaaataaccTGCACTAAGCacttgtatttaaaaaaaagagaggAGAAAATGTGCTTTACAGGTTATTTCAAAGATACATGATAAAGCCCAAAAGGACACCAGGCTGCGCTAGAGAAACACAATGCCAATACCTGTACTTTTTATCAAACCAAGAGACAAACAACCTAAGATAAAGCATACAATTCCCCGAATAAAATCAGGAAATTTGAACCAAGTTGCACTAAACAACTCCATGAGAAAGCATATTTTGAGATCATTCTTAGAGATTATATTATCCAGACAAGAAGCAATTCTTCCAAGTGTTTTCTTGACCAAAGTATCATAAAGGTGCTTCCAGCCCACATCTGGTCCATACAGAGAGTGACACCCTTAGGACTTAGGAGAAACAATAGTAGATAACTGATTGGTCCATACAGAGTGACAGCACTCAAAGGATGTTTCTTTTTTATGATGTTAATTGGTATTGGAACTAAtgaagataaaatatttgtattggaAATATAAAAGTAGATAAGAGTTGTTAagagattataatattttaaagatgttGAAATCACCTAGTGATCTTAAAAGGGGAATACGGAGTACACTGAACTTACTTTCATTTACTTTTTGCTAATTACTCTGAACTTACTTGTCCAACAGATGAAACACCCTTATCAGTTCTGCCACACCTTGAGTACTGCAAATCCTTCTTGGTACCATCTATGAGACGTGTCTTCTCAAGAGCTCTAAAAATTTCTGACTGCAAAACATAAAATCACTTCAATAATCATTTTCCTCAAATATGGTCTTGAACCTTGAGTCATTTACTCAGTGCGCATTTCCAGAATTATAGATATTTCAATCAGTTGCCTTAAGATGTCTCCTAGAAACATGATGTTCTACAAGCATAAACTATAGTACCCTAGTTAGGCAATCTGAACAACTTGACTAATAAAATACCATACTTCCATTCTTGAAACAGTCAATTTATCAAACTTTTTCCTCtaggattttatttattttcattagcCATTTCACAAGCTTTCCCTAAAAGTAGGTCATTTAGTGTATATGATAACTTGGCAACCGCCCTCTACAATTCACAACTGCTGCCACTCACTAACATGCATTGGACTAGTGAGGACCCCATATAAGTTCATGTGGGGGTATTGTAAACTGGAATTGCAGCCCGCACAGGATCCCTGAGTAGGCACACTGCCGAGAAGgatgttagttaaaaatttcTCCAACGTCAGGACTACACATGAACACTCTCTTGTTGGACATCATCTATGTGTATAAGAAATGCACCAGGTAAGATGgtacatgaaaaaaaatgatatgccATTGAACTGTTGCCTACAATACTTTACCTCAATAGTTGGATCCATTTGTCCTTCTGAAGCAAAACCAAAAAACCTACAATGAAAAATATAGGTCCTTATGCTGAGACGAAAACAAACAATAAAGATTCTTTTAACTGCACCAAGGCTAATGGTAAAAGAAGCTAATGCGTCCAATTTGTAGTTGAACACTAAACCAAAACAAACATAGAGAAAAACAATCCATGTCTCAATTGCATCTAAAACAAGTGCAATATAAATGTAGAATGAGTTAAATAAGGCTCAAACAATAGTAAatctagatatatatataagcacGAGTCAATGAAAACacttatttcaataatattttctagGGCACTGCTTTATAATTTTACAGTTTCCATAAACCCTTGGTATTGAGACTTATACAGTAAATGCCATTACATTGTTATAATACTTTTCTATTTCCAACAATGACATTACATGTATATCGCCAAAACTATGTATCTTGTTATAAACTTATAACTTCATGTATAACAAAGAAGATTGATGATAGTGGTTCATTTGACGGCGCCAGTTACAGCCTTACCTCTGACCAAAATACATTACTTTGAGGGCAACATATCTCTTCGAGTATTGATGCATGCTCCTAATTTTATTACCTGCATGATAATAGTAACAGCGTTCAAGCTCTCCTTCTTGGAAAATGACCTAAATTTAGTAAAATTGACTGAAACCTTTGACTTTCTGATTCATTTTATCATCAGTATGCAATTTCAGTCCTTGTATCTCCTCTGCCGAACCAATACCAGTATCCACATTTCTACATTCCTGATTCAGTAAATTTGTAAATGTGTGAATTTTGTTCAACATAtctatatatttctctcttacATAGAAGGATAGTAAAACTCATTTAATGCGTGTATTTATGCTTAACTGACCTTAGAACATTTGCAATTTGAGAGAAGAGAAGACAATCTTGCATTCTCTGACTCCAAGTCCTGAGAAgatgaaaatacaattattcAGGTATTGCTGTATGAAACAGAATGATGTTGTAAAAGAAAGAGGCGAGAAATGGATGAGGAACCTTGACTCTGAGTCGAAGAGAGTCGAGTTCGGATTGCATGAGCGGAGCGATGAGCGACTAAGATTGACTTCTGATCTTCGGCGGTGATGAATCGTTTTGTGTTCGGAAATTTGCCGCTTCTCTCTTCCAGTTCTTGAAGCAGCAGCCCTCCACTGATACGGCGCGTTTCGCCGTTCGCCGTCGCTGTGACAGGCTTTGGACTATAGGGCTGGTTTGATTCGAGCTTActctatttgaaaatttatcggTAACAcggaattaatatatatatatatttttttaattatgattcttagttcattattttttttaatatttaaatttcttgatttagttattatttaatgcaaatttttaattgtaaatcactttaataagacaaatggggataatatgtaaaatgtttgtgcaattaattaattatatttatttttgtttcaatttagTCCATAAACATTTTAggattaatttttgtttaaaatatacaCATATTCTTTGTATACTTgccatataattttttatttttttaaattttcccACAAAATCTCTTACATTACATTAGTCTTAAGATGACTTATTTAACTTCATTGTTTcactcaaatttaaaaaaaaaaacgaggACCAGGACATTACTTATTGgtctttttatatttagatGGGTTTTTTTGTTATGCCATAAAATTATCTCTAAACAATCGATGAATACTCAGGACACAAAAGAGAGATCATCTTGTCGTCGTCTTAGTATGTAACATTGTTGTTTGAAAATGAAAGGTAATAAATGTATCGTCGTTTAAAAAGAAGCTCAATAGTTTAAATACATATGTATGTAAgagttttgtctaatatttaaaaaatggatataacaaatataagaagaatctatcatattttaaacataaaattaccgtaatttaacatttaaatttttaaacagtaaattttaaaaaaatatataattggagagggaatattaaaattgtttgagtgcctaattttaaatatttagattaaatgtatcaatagtttttaaGGAATTGGTAATGAATGtcctcttaaataaaaatagggaTTTGAAGGCAAAGAAATTCCAtcatatttaagttaaaaattgtttttataaaaaaacaatatattcaaaataaattcgGTGTCtgatataaattttgtaaatagtTTGAGGGCTTATTTAAAAGTTCTCCCGCTAAACAACTGAATGCAAAACTCTGCTGCAGGGGCCAAGGATCGCAACTATATCGCAAACACTTTGAGAATAAAACGCTAGAAACGCTGCGATCCAAGTTATAAAATGACAAATCGCTTCATAACCGTACTGCAGAACCTAAAATACCAGaaaatggaaagagaaagagaaatagaagaagaagaagaaaagaggcCAATCGTAGGAGAAACGGCATCCTTCAATGCAGCCGTTCAGTCGACGACGCCTCTATTGCCAACTGGTCCACCGAAAACGAGGTCTGTCCGCACAAAGGTTCCTGAGATTGAGGTACATTTGTACCGACAGGGCCAAGGTCCGGTTAATGTGTTCAAGTCGGCCCTCGGCGGCTGGGACCAGGATCAGCTCGAGGTCCGAGACATTCTAGACAAGCACAACCTCAAGTCTCTTTATTCCTTCAGCCTTGACACCGGACGTTCCAGCCGGATCCGCTTCCATCCGAGGAACGGTCGATCGTTGATGCCTTACACCGCTGGATCTGTAATCTACGTTGACGGCGAGGTCAAGGTACTTACAAATATGAATTCATGTATCATTTCGTTTGACATTTGACAGAAATATATGATCTATGTTCATGTAACACGCGTATAAAATATGATCTAGTCCATTCCATTGTGTCTGATCTGATGGTCAAATCTCGCTACACTATTACTCTCAAGGCACTTTATCTTCCCAAAATAGTGACCAGATTGGAGCAAGTTAGTTGTCAGATTTCGCAAACCTTGATTGTTATGTAATCAATTGAATATTGAACTTAAGTTAGGTGTTATACTTTCTTGAGATACAATGATTTAAATGATGTAGGCAGCTATAACAATTAACAATGGTGAATCTGCATGGagttatatatgaatttttggtATGATGGTCAAATCTCGTTACACTATTACTCCGAAAACACTTTATCTTCCCAAAATAGTGGCCTGATTGGAGCAAGTTAGTTGTCAGATTTCGCAAACCTTGGTTGTTATGTAATCAATTGAATATTGAACTTTAGTTTAGGTGTTACACTTTCTTGAGATACAATGATTTAAATGATGAAGGCAGCTACAACAATTAACGATGGTGAATCTGCATGGAGTTATCTACGAGTTTCTAATATGTTCTTATGTGCAAGAACAAATGGGTAGCTCTACAGTATGTACCTATTTGTCAGATTTCGCAAACCTTGATTGTTATGTAATCATTTGAATATTGAACTTTAGTTAGGTATTACACTTTCTTGAAATACAATGATTAGAATGATGTAGGGAGCTATAACAATTAACAATGGTGAATCTGCATGGAGTTATCTATGAGTTTGTAATCTGTTCTTATGTCCAAGAACAAATGGGTAGTTCTACATTATGTAGCTATTATGAGAACACCATTAATTTCAGTTTGATAATGTAAATCCACATTGATTACCGTTTTACAAGTTTGGGCAATTATAGGAATAGCAAAATCCCCTTGACCTCAATTCCAATTTCAGGCATCTTTGATCAAGCCTATCACCAAGATCTTGGTGGGTATTGCCATAGTGAGTATCATGCTAGTGCTGGTCTTGAAGGCGTATCCTGAGTTGATAGAGAAATTAGACTTTTCTGGCGGCAGAATCCCTCCATGGATATTGGCTTGCATGGTTATCTTGTTCACTCACTTGAGGAAGAGGACTAAGGACTTTCTGAAAAGCCGTGGATGGTAAAAACTCCACAGAGGTTACAACTTACAACaccattctttctttcttttttataagCTTTTTGATTAGATAGTAACCCTGATCTTGGAATACCCCACAATTTACTATTTATCTGTTATACCTTTCTGTTTACAGAACCCCATAACACATTTTTGTTTCTGTTCAATTTTGCCTGAAGGTGAAATACTTGTTTTTCACCTCTGTTTTCTAACACAATTTGTTAGAAAATTGACATGTAACATTTTAATGGAAGCTGAAAAGTgctgataattatttttcttctggcaatttttaaacaaaagagTTGTATGGTTCATAATTCAGGTAATTTGAGTTTTGGAGTTTCTCATGTGAACATAATTCATAATTTAGGGAGTTTGTTTcgaagaagacgatgatgacAATAAGATTGAATGGTTATGGAGTGAATTTGAATATTTGGAACCAATTCTAAATGTTATAGTATTCAATATATATACCGTgcattttaaaaagttaaattctATGTTTAGAGAACATTGTATTCATTTCTAGTTTTATCTATTAGAGTTTCGGGAGActgagtgttatataaactcgtatAGGATTATAATATAATCTTTGTTCTGATTTTCTCAATAATATTATCTCTTTTAGG
This genomic window contains:
- the LOC124910046 gene encoding tRNA pseudouridine(38/39) synthase, coding for MQSELDSLRLRVKDLESENARLSSLLSNCKCSKECRNVDTGIGSAEEIQGLKLHTDDKMNQKVKGFSNKIRSMHQYSKRYVALKVMYFGQRFFGFASEGQMDPTIESEIFRALEKTRLIDGTKKDLQYSRCGRTDKGVSSVGQVISLFLRSKLNDADTGSGCPQEFQMKELYEGELDYVRILNKELPKDIRVMGWCPVPVDFSSRFSCLSREYKYFFWRENLNIKAMENAGKKFIGEHDFRNFCKMDAANVHSFKRCITEFKIFPCAERFDEDQLWVVKIKGTAFLWHQVRCIVAVLFLIGKGLESPDLIEILLDTEKIPKKPQYVMAPEIPLVLQSCNFEALKFVCSSGSRKALLDHLEMECKSYKIQSAIFHEAFLSCSLSENDEILLEDKPKKPPSHIPLMLRPTEPSYEERCVKLNSQLKVKKKNPLS
- the LOC124945370 gene encoding uncharacterized protein LOC124945370 translates to MEREREIEEEEEKRPIVGETASFNAAVQSTTPLLPTGPPKTRSVRTKVPEIEVHLYRQGQGPVNVFKSALGGWDQDQLEVRDILDKHNLKSLYSFSLDTGRSSRIRFHPRNGRSLMPYTAGSVIYVDGEVKASLIKPITKILVGIAIVSIMLVLVLKAYPELIEKLDFSGGRIPPWILACMVILFTHLRKRTKDFLKSRGW